In the Wyeomyia smithii strain HCP4-BCI-WySm-NY-G18 chromosome 2, ASM2978416v1, whole genome shotgun sequence genome, one interval contains:
- the LOC129725310 gene encoding transmembrane protein 267 isoform X3, giving the protein MSPMLLLLLKHALMLLICIAGDKLQLVVQKPHLLRAVIDNASHALIGLIASEIVVHHYKDHLGRSQMYGLIATGCVLSSVIDLDHFIEAKSFHLEDATSLSRRPFLHNSSIFMALLGSIVVAVSLPQHLLASLWLSVTFVAFFTHQLRDAIRRGFWFRAPYLDYSTAPVIYWVYLVLTQLCPHALIQLLSMQVRKGRMVPVTGDHDVKYKPLDVV; this is encoded by the exons ATGTCTCCAATGTTACTGCTACTGCTAAAGCATGCTCTTATGCTGCTCATCTGTATCGCAGGTGACAAGCTGCAACTGGTAGTCCAGAAACCGCATCTACTGAGAGCAGTAATCGACAATGCCAGCCACGCGTTGATCGGTTTGATAGCGTCCGAAATAGTCGTACATCACTACAAAGACCACCTGGGAAGAAGCCAAATGTATGGCCTAATAGCTACTGGATGCGTTCTTTCCTCCGTCATAGATCTGGATCATTTCATCGAAGCTAAATCATTCCACTTAGAG gatgCAACAAGCCTCAGCAGACGACCATTCCTCCACAACTCTTCAATATTTATGGCTCTTCTTGGTTCTATCGTCGTTGCTGTTAGCCTTCCACAGCATCTGCTAGCATCACTCTGGTTGAGTGTAACTTTTGTGGCATTTTTCACCCACCAACTGAGGGACGCCATCCGGAGGGGTTTTTGGTTCCGGGCCCCGTACCTTGATTACAGTACGGCTCCAGTCATTTATTGGGTTTATCTGGTGCTCACGCAACTCTGTCCACACGCTTTGATTCAGTTACTTTCAATGCAGGTGCGGAAAGGACGAATGGTACCCGTGACCGGGGATCATGATGTGAAGTATAAACCTTTGGACGTGGTTTAG